From Micromonas commoda chromosome 15, complete sequence, one genomic window encodes:
- a CDS encoding predicted protein translates to MFAIASALTIRPAVKVTARKAVKVSAFYDPDQYDHDANSGRGSGFVATQARPTAKAASVSYAAKPTRVTRGADGVVYDPDQFDADANVRSNAVAYKPAGGAMRAPAAAYASVGAKPSRVTRGKDGVIYDPDQYDPNP, encoded by the coding sequence atgttcgccatcgcctccgcgctcacCATCCGCCCCGCCGTCAAGGTCACCGCCCGCAAGGCCGTCAAGGTCTCCGCGTTCTACGACCCCGACCAGTACGACCACGACGCCAACTCCGGCCGCGGCTCCGGCTTCGTCGCCACCCAGGCCCGCCCcaccgccaaggctgcctCCGTGTCCTACGCCGCCAAGCCCACCCGcgtcacgcgcggcgccgacggcgtcgtgtaCGACCCCGATCagttcgacgccgacgccaacgtCCGCTCCAACGCGGTCGCCTACAagcccgccggcggcgccatgcgcgcccccgcggctgcCTACGCCTCCGTCGGTGCCAAGCCCTCGCGCGTGACCCGCGGCAAGGACGGCGTCATCTACGACCCGGACCAGTACGATCCCAACCCGTAA
- a CDS encoding predicted protein encodes ALLFDCDGVIVETEELHRKAYNASFKHFGLVIPGKGKVEWSVEYYDVLANTVGGGKPKMRYHFDNNGWPSFFGGSKVPTTDEEKTKMVDSLQDMKTEFYKDIVESQAQARPGVLRLIDEAIAAPDIAVGICSAATKEGFLKVVNSIVGPDRLSRLDVVMAGDDVTKKKPDPLIYNLAREKVGLPSSKCVVIEDSLVGLRAAMGANMPCVITPCPSSDVPDF; translated from the coding sequence GCGCTCCTCTTCGACtgcgacggcgtcatcgtcgagaCGGAGGAGCTCCACCGCAAGGCGTACAACGCCTCGTTCAAGCACTTCGGTCTCGTCATCCCGGGCAAGGGCAAGGTTGAGTGGAGCGTGGAGTActacgacgtcctcgccaacaccgtcggcggcgggaagcCCAAGATGCGGTACCACTTCGACAACAACGGCTGGCCGTCCTTCTTCGGCGGCAGCAAGGTCCCGAccacggacgaggagaagaCCAAGATGGTGGACTCGTTACAGGACATGAAGACGGAGTTTTACAAGGACATCGTCGAGTCGCAAGCGCAAGCCAGACCCGGGGTGCTCCGGTTGATTgacgaggccatcgcggcgcccgacATTGCCGTCGGGatctgctccgcggcgaccaaaGAGGGATTCCTGAAGGTGGTCAACTCTATCGTCGGACCCGACCGACTGTCCaggctcgacgtcgtcatggcgggcgacgacgtcaccaAGAAGAAGCCCGATCCCCTCATCTACAACCTCGCCAGGGAAAAAGTCGGCCTCCCGTCGTCAAAGTgcgtcgtcatcgaggaTTCGCTCGTgggcctccgcgcggcgatgggcgcgaacATGCCGTGCGTCATCACCCCGTGCCCTTCGTCCGACGTCCCGGACTTC
- the LHCB4 gene encoding chlorophyll a/b-binding protein CP29, chloroplast precursor (LHCII minor polypeptide precursor (associated to PSII); ChloroP predicts 27 aa cTP) → MALAIASNTIVAKFTKKAPAKKAPAKKAAKSVSRGVKRQGNVGPNRTLWNGWEANPEPPAYLDGTLPGDAGFDPFGLSAPTEYLQFELDSLNGSAAVNKSGNVIGKLKKVDNKPTERTIVPFNEAFDIVRFRECELQHSRWAMLGLLGAVVAEGQTGISWVDAGKVLNEQPSYLGFDINVPVTTLVWIEVLAMGFAEVKRSAELDSNKRCYPGGYFDPLGFASSASPEALFKLQTAELKHGRLAMIGMLGISIQALKNGLSPLEAINALGN, encoded by the exons ATGGCGCTCGCTATCGCTTCCAACACCATCGTGGCCAAGTTCACCAAGAAGGCccccgccaagaaggctcccgccaagaaggccgccAAGTCGGTCTCCCGCGGCGTCAAGCGCCAGGGCAACGTGGGTCCCAACCGCACCCTGTGGAACGGATGGGAGGCCAACCCGGAACCCCCCGCGTACCTCGACGGTAccctccccggcgacgctggCTTCGACCCCTTCGGCCTCTCCGCGCCCACCGAGTACCTCCAGTTCGAGCTCGACTCGCTCAacggctccgccgcggttAACAAGTCCGGCAACGTCATCGGCAAGCTCAAGAAGGTGGACAACAAGCCCACCGAGCGCACCATCGTG CCCTTCAACGAGGCTTTCGACATCGTCCGCTTCCGCGAGTGCGAGCTCCAGCACTCCCGCTGGGCGATGctcggccttctcggcgccgtcgtcgccgagggccaGACCGGCATCTCCtgggtcgacgccggcaaGGTGCTCAACGAGCAGCCCTCCTACCTCGGCTTCGACATCAACGTCCCCGTGACCACCCTCGTGTGGATTGAGGTGCTCGCCATGGGCTTCGCCGAGGTTAAGCGCTCCGCCG AGCTCGACTCCAACAAGCGCTGCTACCCCGGCGGCTACTTCGATCCCCTCggcttcgcctcctccgcgtcccccgaGGCTCTCTTCAAGCTCCAgaccgccgagctcaagcACGGCCGCCTGGCGATGATCGGCATGCTCGGCATCTCCATCCAGGCGCTCAAGAACGGCCTCTCCCCCCTCGAGGCCATCAACGCCCTCGGCAACTAA
- the IFT140 gene encoding intraflagellar transport protein 140 (Intraflagellar Transport or IFT refers to the cellular process essential for the formation and maintenance of eukaryotic cilia and flagella) — MAVYFANKIPRQPGACTATSWSGHAATSARAPAMCAVAYSSGSVGVYTEEGDDVTASRPVRSDVPGVYPCALAWHPSSPLLAIGWTDGKVATWSGTELRVVGEETSTHAGRSITCIAWSPTGHRVVTGDDAGKTQVWTVDEKLRPKPTGFRCAKPAPGARTSHVLIPNDTAVDEDTGAEPERPFVFYYAVNEGLADSGYVCVGMDTAGDDRGAGESKAESKGSKAESKATARGGPEGTQSKWTVVSSTKLPTEGDAELAWTEPGVLAVVNDRDPSCAVRMFDLNNGDNYVLVPPARRKSQGLPKGSDGRDTAGGDPTGRRLSCLCYDADAKTLACGQRDGRVVMFRRTPPHDSAPEDAWRVCASLDAGGTLERVHFASGRGARLLVAVCRDGARLCVRVKLNDKTRGGISVVQVAADSVVVEATDGSRAPARLNTTERGMQILGADATSRHLLVWNSARAEVHEARGSGFARTSAQAMAIHGERIYRACPGRAVVEVTDLGGDVVDALAYEEAQGAAEFVDCNGDFLCASTASGHLRFWPHAPGSGPDGDDGDIPEFSGRLPFAIDSVRVNCDGTKASVLFAHRGHHSVLSTLAVYDVDTDGYRTFDFAITGRAPESHAWDAAAPNVLAAQTAFDENFFADEETIYETAKDDDSKNEDDSGDLGINPNPGLLPQEAHPVPDGFESLLGLHAPSLFVCNKAAAQGGGGACFAVTMRDFVGMEHLDAHAKAALLTFNYDLAVGDVDRARAMVKATTEPSVWEAMAHMCIKNKRLDVAETCLANLGHVRGGRAVRDGANEPELDARVGNVAVHLGLVDDAIALYEQCHRHDLLNRLYQAMGRWDDAIRTATNKDRINLKSTHYAHGRHLESVGDVPGAIRAYEKSGCADVDVPRMLHGRGMTDTLERYVINAGSNELTRWWARYCESSGDYEKALHGYQAAGDYLSLVRTYCAQGDLEIAAQLVEESGDPAAAFHLARTFEAMDEYADAIRFFGAAGRHGHAARLARRCGMDNELMHLALQSPPEMMLDSARYLEERGEFEKATTLYHKAGNAGKALELCFAHDLFDLLAGIVAAVADDTDADPKLVAKCASYFLDNGRYGDAARLLVKGGDVARGLELIVEHDVKIDEALAEALTPPKSADPKEDGGISEEARKATLMKIAAVCKNQGSYHLACKKYTQAGDKMKAMKALLKSGDTEKICFFAGVSRQREIYVMSANYLQTLRWHGDPELTKHIVQFYTKARAVESLSGFYESVAQIEIDEYRDYDKAADALRDAAKHLAKSKADGHDALMRSLEARTELVETFVRARTLLAAGDVAEATRLCEQMIADPRARDESEVTIRVGDVYAMLVEHWYQARDLKRCRGLVAEMREAAGLAAEPYLEATMLAEIDGGATGAKGGDRKGLGSRREDGFEATSPTEEEGYLHGADDDADGEFYMDEEVHSDDDGA, encoded by the exons ATGGCTGTCTACTTCGCCAACAAGATCCCCCGACAGCCcggcgcgtgcaccgcgacgtcgtggtcCGGACAtgccgccacctccgcgcgcgcgcccgcgatgtgCGCGGTGGCGTACTCGTCCGGCTCCGTGGGAGTGTACACCGAGGAGGGtgacgacgtcaccgcgtcgcgcccggttCGATCCGACGTCCCGGGCGTGTATCCCTGCGCGCTCGCCTGGCACCCCTCATCGCCCCTGCTCGCCATCGGATGGACCGACGGGAAGGTCGCGACGTGGTCCGGCACCGAACTCCGCGTCGTTGGGGAGGAAacgtcgacgcacgcgggaCGATCCATCACGTGCATCGCGTGGTCCCCCACcggtcaccgcgtcgtcaccggcgacgacgcgggcaaGACGCAGGTGTGGACCGTCGACGAGAAGCTCCGACCGAAACCGACGGGATTCCGATGCGCGaaacccgcgccgggcgcgaggactTCGCACGTTCTCATCCCGAACGACACAGCCGTGGATGAGGACACGGGCGCCGAACCCGAGCGTCCGTTCGTCTTCTACTACGCCGTCAACGAGGGCCTCGCCGACTCCGGCTACGTCTGCGTCGGGATGGACacggccggcgacgatcgcggggCTGGCGAGTCGAAAGCCGAGTCGAAAGGGTCGAAAGCCGAGTCGAAAGCGACCGCCA GGGGCGGCCCAGAGGGGACTCAATCAAAGTGGACCGTCGTCAGCAGCACGAAGCTGCCcacggagggcgacgcggagcttGCGTGGACGGAACCGGGGGTGCTCGCGGTGGTCAACGACAGGGACCCGTCGTGCGCCGTGCGAATGTTCGACCTGAACAATGGCGATAACTACGTCCTGGTGCCCCCCGCGAGGCGCAAGTCCCAGGGGCTGCCCAAAGGGAGCGACGGGAgggacacagctggcggtgATCCAACGGGCAGGCGACTGTCGTGTCTGTGctacgacgccgacgcgaagacGCTGGCGTGCGGGCaacgcgacggccgcgtcgtcatgTTCCGCCGCACCCCGcccc ACGACTCGGCGCCGGAAGACGCGTGGCGAGTGTgcgcgagcctcgacgccggcggaacgctcgagcgcgtgcacttcgcgagcgggcgcggcgccaggttgctcgtcgcggtgtgccgcgacggcgcgaggctgTGCGTGCGGGTCAAGCTGAACGATAAGACCCGAGGCGGGATTTCCGTGGTTCAAGTCGCAGCCGATTCGGTTGTGGTGGAAGCCACCGACGGATCcagggcgcccgcgcgtttAAACACCACCGAACGGGGCATGCagatcctcggcgcggacgccacgtcGCGTCACCTGCTGGTGTGGAactcggctcgcgcggagGTGCACGAGGCTCGCGGGTCCGGCTTtgcgcggacgtcggc CCAGGCGATGGCGATCCACGGCGAGCGGATCTATCGCGCGtgccccgggcgcgcggtcgtGGAGGTGACCGACCTggggggcgacgtcgtcgatgcgctggcgtacgaggaggcgcagggcgcggcggagtttGTGGATTGCAACGGGGATTTTTtgtgcgcgtcgacggcttcggGGCATCTTCGGTTTTGGC CGCACGCGCCCGGGTCGGgtcccgacggcgacgacggagacaTTCCGGAATTTTCCGGGCGACTTCCGTTTGCCATCGACTCGGTCCGCGTCAACTGCGACGGGACCAAGGCTTCGGTGCTGTTCGCCCACCGCGGGCACCACTCGGTGCTTTCCACGCTCGCGGTGTACGACGTGGACACCGACGGGTATCGAACCTTCGACTTTGCCATCACCGGGAGGGCGCCCGAGTCGCACGCgtgggacgcggcggcgccgaacgtcctcgccgcgcaaaCCGCGTTTGACGAAAACTTTTTCGCCGACGAAGAGACGATATACGAAACCGCCAAAGACGATGACTCCAAAAACGAAGACGACTCGGGTGACTTAGGGATAAACCCTAACCC gggTTTGCTTCCCCAGGAGGCGCATCCCGTTCCCGACGGATTCGAATCGCTCCTCGGGCTGCATGCGCCCTCGCTGTTCGTGTGCAACAAAGCCGCGgcgcaaggcggcggcggcgcgtgcttCGCGGTGACGATGCGGGATTTCGTCGGGATGGAACacctcgacgcccacgccAAGGCGGCACTGCTGACGTTCAACTACGACCTCGCCGTGGGCGACGTTGACAGGGCCAGGGCTATGGTcaaggcgacgacggagccgtcGGTTTGGGAGGCCATGGCGCACATGTGCATCAAGAACAAGCGgctggacgtcgcggagacgTGCCTCGCGAACCTCGGGCACGTCAGGGGCGGAAGGGcggttcgcgacggcgccaacgaacccgagctcgacgcgagaGTCGGGAATGTCGCGGTGCACCTCGGCTTGGTCGACGACGCTATAGCACTGTACGAGCAGTGCCATCGACACGACTTGCTCAACAGGCTGTACCAGGCGATGGGTCGGTGGGACGACGCCATAAGGACCGCAACCAATAAGGACCGCATCAACCTGAAATCCACGCACTACGCCCACGGACGGCATCTGGAAAGCGTCGGAGACGTGCCCGGAGCGATTCGCGCGTACGAAAAGAGCGGatgcgccgacgtcgacgtgccGCGCATGCTCCACGGGCGGGGCATGACGGACACCCTGGAGCGCTACGTCATCAACGCCGGGTCCAACGAGCTCACCAGGTGGTGGGCTCGATACTGCGAGAGTTCAGGGGACTACGAGAAGGCTCTGCACGGATACCAAGCCGCCGGGGATTACCTCAGCTTGGTCAGGACCTACTGCGCGCAGGGCGACCTGGAGATCGCGGCGCAGCTCGTGGAGGAGAgcggcgaccccgccgcggcgtttcACTTGGCGAG GACGTTTGAGGCGATGGACGAGTACGCTGACGCCATTCGgttcttcggcgccgcggggaggcACGGCCACGCGGCTCGACTGGCGCGTCGGTGCGGCATGGACAACGAGCTCATGCACCTGGCGCTGCAAtcgccgccggagatgaTGCTCGACAGCGCCAGGTAcctcgaggaacgcggcgagttcgaaaaggcgacgacgctgtACCACAAGGCGGGAAACGCGGGCAAGGCGCTGGAGCTGTGCTTCGCGCACGATCTCTTCGACCTACTCGccgggatcgtcgccgccgtcgccgacgataCAGACGCGGACCCAAAGCTCGTGGCCAAGTGCGCTTCGTACTTTCTGGACAACGGTCggtacggcgacgcggcgaggttgctCGTCAAGGGCGGAGACGTAGCGCGGGGTTTGGAGCTCATCGTGGAGCACGACGTGAAGATCGACGAGgcactcgccgaggcgttgACTCCCCCCAAGAGCGCGGACCCCAAAGAAGACGGGGGAATCTCCGAGGAGGCCAGGAAAGCGACGCTGATGAAAATCGCCGCCGTGTGCAAGAACCAGGGTTCGTACCACCTCGCGTGCAAAAAGTACACGCAGGCTGGGGACAAGATGAAGGCGATGAAGGCGCTGTTGAAGAGCGGGGACACCGAGAAGATCTGCTTCTTCGCGGGCGTCTCCAGGCAGCGGGAGATTTACGTCATGAGCGCCAACTACCTGCAGACGCTGCGGTGGCACGGCGATCCCGAGCTCACCAAGCACATCGTCCAGTTCTACACcaaggcgcgcgccgtcgagtcGCTGTCTGGTTTCTACGAATCCGTCGCGCAGATCGAGATCGACGAGTACCGCGACTACGACAAGGCTGCCGACGCCCTGCGAGACGCCGCGAAGCACCTCGCCAAGTCCAAGGCGGACGGGCACGACGCGCTGATGCGCTCGCTGGAGGCGAGGACGGAGCTGGTTGAGACGTTCGTGAGGGCTCGgacgctcctcgccgccggagacgtcgccgaggcgacacGGCTGTGCGAACAGATGATCGCGgacccgagggcgcgggacgAGAGCGAGGTGAccatccgcgtcggcgacgtgtaCGCGATGCTGGTGGAGCACTGGTACCAGGCGAGGGATCTCAAGAGGTGCCGAGGGCTGGTGGCGGAGATGCGAGAagccgcggggctcgcggcggagccctACCTGGAGGCGACCATGCTCGCCGAGATCGACGGGGGGGCCACGGGGGCGAAAGGCGGGGATCGAAAGGGTTTGGGTTCGAGGCGGGAGGACGGGTTCGAggcgacgtccccgacggaggaggaggggtacctgcacggcgccgacgacgacgccgacggggagTTTTACATGGACGAGGAGGTTCActcagacgacgacggggcatAA
- a CDS encoding predicted protein, whose translation MPAIWRPNVSGPLPDVDVEVGVAEGASSKGTKRKRAPPTKGPCEHGVKPRWKCKVCSACPHGKRRTQCKECGGSGICEHGRERPKCKECGGGSICEHARERSKCKECGGASICEHGRLRYRCKECGGSQICEHGRRRSQCKECGGSQICEHGRERSKCKDCGGASICEHGRQRSTCKECGGGSICEHGRYRYRCKECRAAN comes from the coding sequence aTGCCAGCGATCTGGCGGCCGAACGTGAGTGGGCCGCTCCCGGATgtggacgtcgaggttggggtggcggagggcgcgtcgagcaaggggacgaagcggaagagggcccctcccacgaaggggccatgcgagcacggggtgaagccCCGGTGGAAgtgcaaggtgtgcagcgcttgtccCCACGGGAAGCGGCGCactcagtgcaaggagtgcggtgggtctggaatctgcgagcacggtcgtgagcggcctaagtgcaaggagtgtggtgggggctcaatctgcgagcacgctcgtgagcgctctaagtgcaaggagtgcggtggagcatcaatctgcgagcacggccgttTACGCtatcggtgcaaggagtgcggtgggtctcaaatctgcgagcacggtcgtaggcgctctcagtgcaaggaatgcggtgggtctcaaatctgcgagcacggtcgtgagcgctctaagtgcaaggactgcggtggtgcatcaatctgcgagcacggtcgtcagcgctctacgtgcaaggagtgcggtgggggctcaatctgcgagcacggtcgttACCGCtatcggtgcaaggagtgtcgCGCCGCGAATTAA
- a CDS encoding predicted protein, whose product MERRRLERAAAEKARVEAAAATAELKALAAQEAAAREMARAIEVAAVRSLRENLERRAAPWRESRARRAKGVTWSTTPKPIFVSYAPTPDATFAELAYCKKIAETLNDDVRTKPPPGESRGERVRLAWLDASELGTLVTSTDERALARLEACESCAGVIAIVTPAYNGSEQCAVERDAVRIRRASGIIGGEGDEVPVVAIVVQQPRVSSVVGSIQRDDGDRDGEGPQSLNSSSSSDPVAMAPPEGLLGAGDPPPIVVPHEYDPTVAAEAALSALESLRGRSAQLRECLGGAAHPGFDPATKTFDASTLTALTKRAPPDERDVKAWMDANGGSWRRRPFLEWTKHEAHAFLLSHGTYLKPYADAMLSFGVDGFLLAAIEDEDLRTTFAVANGNHRHVILTRLAALCGKRPPVNKEALARHETLMRRRVGIQTSTDPAEQKKTKAATHPVLQKYLTDVPPSPTGVTIVEGTGARLARMSDEQLRDFCAEIFIRATDDFDGYLNRAEFKKILKGADLGFSARDVREIMAEVDQKTWENADGLIDWHEFEPLAMRLMRTIGCTVAARAAEEEDSTREESTSSGYFDTLPDTSRRSRPMNETGVQYTLSRVFHDATGTDDVGAGGERCVMTKDAFSRTLRFAQTGLAKTEIDALAKKASANTRDGSIAYREFEPVAREVLARRVNGEYAAASMYETGGELLKLVLTAFDAVSGGEARVPVVGAAPKGITTAGIAPHVGSIRDAMLVNLRDYGVPVSNLHAAVVCAEACRVASSVGTVDWRAFAPVAADRLRGMLDAAEAERRDVAVATFAATEGAKVIAELRHHDRSTLRALLSEAFTAADEDGSGALDRDELQNVLLALARRREITPPMRAAMSMSMRCVDVDGDGVVRYGELVDFFCDVVGHMERGARVRAALDASERRAAAKRDDDVRRAKALEAEKARDAAEVARANRALKIARLRAECAKYLSALTSDNAYALYRDAVDIVARFSGETSSHVTSGDEVITGPSDTHEGTGASDTYDPNPNPKPPFDVHAVELRRGTETRIGTVAPRSQVLRVVVSTCASAVNATMRRGEGASWPAVGYPKANDDENGSNDSNGSNGSDGNGNGGVGVAVDVPELDASHGAVSLASSAGDESGSGRPVAAGPGGYFACPFRGGATRGYIAVDTVGEKFADGRRISDEDKEIVRIVAECVGDALEEGFRAREGEREEKRRAALEKFDSEEERKRREEEFLARYRGK is encoded by the coding sequence atggagcgccgccgcctggagcgcgcggcggcggagaaggcgcgcgtcgaggccgccgccgcgaccgccgagcTGAAGGCACTCGCCGCCcaggaagccgccgcgcgggagatgGCCCGAGCCAtcgaggtcgcggcggtccgaAGCCTTCGCGAAAACctggagcgacgcgcggcgccgtggcgcgagtctcgcgcgcgcagggCAAAGGGCGTCACGTGGTCCACGACGCCCAAGCCGATATTCGTCTCCTACGCGCCCACCCCGGACGCCACgttcgcggagctcgcctaCTGCAAGAAGATCGCGGAGACGCTCAACGACGACGTCAGGACGAAACCCCCGCCGGGAGAATCGAGGGGCGAACGCGTTCGACTCGCGTGGCTGGACGCGTCCGAGCTCGGGACGCTCGTGACGTCcacggacgagcgcgcgctggcgaggcTGGAGGCGTGCGAGTCGTGCGCCGGGGTGATCGCCATCGTCACGCCCGCGTATAATGGGTCGGAGCAATGCGCCGTcgagagggacgcggtgcgtatacggcgcgcgagcggtaTCATCGGCGGGGAAGGTGACGAggtgcccgtcgtcgccatcgtggTCCAACAACCGCGGGTGTCGTCGGTCGTGGGGTCCATCCAAAGGGACGACGGAGATCGCGACGGAGAAGGCCCTCAATCCCTCaattcctcgtcgtcgtctgatCCGGTGGCGATGGCGCCACCAGAGGGTttgctcggcgccggcgacccaCCGCCGATCGTCGTTCCGCACGAATACGACccgacggtcgccgcggaggctgcgctgaGCGCGCTGGAGTCCTTACGCGGTCGCAGCGCGCAGCTTCGCGAgtgcctcggcggcgcggcgcacccggGATTCGATCCCGCGACGAAAACTTTCGACGCATCCACGTTAACCGCTCTGACCAAacgagcgccgccggacgAGAGGGACGTCAAGGCGTGgatggacgcgaacggcgggtcgtggcgacgtcggccgTTCCTGGAGTGGACCAAACACGAGGCACACGCGTTTCTCCTGTCGCACGGGACGTACCTCAAGCCCTACGCGGATGCCATGCTGTCTTTCGGCGTGGACGGTTttctcctcgcggcgattgAGGACGAGGACCTGCGTACGACCTTCGCGGTGGCGAACGGCAATCACAGGCACGTGATCCTGAcccgcctcgcggcgctgtgcgGCAAACGTCCGCCGGTGAACaaggaggcgctggcgcggcACGAGACGCTGATGCGAAGGCGGGTGGGGATTCAAACGTCGACGGATCCGGCGGAGCAAAAAAAGACAAAagcggcgacgcacccggTGCTTCAAAAGTACCTCACCGAcgtgccgccgtcgcccacgggGGTGACGATCGTGGAGGGAACCGgggcgaggttggcgaggatGTCGGACGAGCAGCTGAGGGACTTTTGCGCGGAGATTTTCATCCGCGCCACGGACGATTTCGACGGCTATCTCAATCGCGCCGAATTTAAGAAAATTCTCAAAGGCGCCGACTTGGGGTTCAGCGCGCGTGACGTCCGAGAGATCATGGCGGAGGTTGACCAGAAGACGTGGGAGAACGCGGACGGGCTGATCGACTGGCACGAGTTCGAGCCGCTGGCGATGCGGCTGATGCGAACCATCGGgtgcaccgtcgccgcgcgagccgccgaagaagaagatTCGACCCGAGAAGAGTCGACGTCTTCCGGATACTTCGACACGCTTCCGGATACTTCCAGACGTTCGCGACCGATGAACGAAACGGGCGTGCAGTACACCCTGTCGCGCGTGTTTCACGACGCGACCGGtaccgacgacgtcggcgcgggaggggaAAGATGCGTCATGACGAAAGACGCGTTCTCGCGAACCTTGCGGTTCGCTCAAACGGGCTTGGCGAAAACCGAGATAGACGCGCTCGCAAAGAAGGCATCGGCGAAcacccgcgacggctcgATCGCGTACCGCGAgttcgagcccgtcgcccgcgaggtgctTGCGCGCCGCGTGAATGgcgagtacgccgccgcgtcgatgtacgaaaccggcggcgagctcctcaaGCTCGTGTTGACCGCCTTTGACGCCGTGTCcgggggcgaggcgcgagtgcccgtcgtcggcgccgcccccaaGGGCATCACAACAGCCGGCATCGCGCCCCACGTCGGCTccatccgcgacgcgatgctcgTCAACCTGAGGGATTACGGCGTCCCCGTGAGTAACCTCCACGCGGCGGTCGTGTGCGCGGAGGCGTGCCGCGTTGCGTCCTCCGTCGGTACCGTGGAttggcgcgcgttcgcccccgtcgcggcggatcgcCTGCGGGGCatgctcgacgcggccgaggcggaacgtcgcgacgtcgccgtcgccaccttcgccgcgacggagggcgcCAAGGTGATTGCCGAGCTCCGGCACCACGACAGGTCCACGCTCAGGGCGCTGCTCTCGGAGGCGTTCACGGCGGCTGACGAGGACGgatccggcgcgctcgaccgcgacgagcttcAAAACGTGCTGCTCGCGTTGGCGCGGAGAAGAGAGAtcacgccgccgatgcgcgcggcgatgtccaTGTCCATGCGGtgcgtggacgtcgacggcgacggggtggtGCGGTACGGCGAGCTGGTTGATTTCTtctgcgacgtcgtcgggcacatggagcggggcgcgagggtgagagccgcgctcgacgcttccgagcggcgcgcggccgcgaaacgcgacgacgacgttcgtCGCGCCAAGGCTCTCGAGGCTGAaaaggcgcgcgacgccgcggaggtggcgcgcgcgaacagAGCGTTGAAGATTGCGAGGCTCCGAGCGGAGTGCGCCAAGTACCTATCCGCGCTCACCAGCGACAACGCGTACGCGCTGTAcagggacgcggtggacatcGTCGCGAGATTTTCCGGCGAAACATCATCCCACGTTAcatccggcgacgaggttaTTACCGGTCCTTCCGACACACACGAGGGCACCGGTGCTTCCGACACATACGaccctaaccctaaccctaaacCTCCGTTCGACGTTCACGCTGTGGAGCTTCGTCGGGGGACGGAGACGCGGATAGgaaccgtcgcgccgaggtcgcaGGTGTTGAGGGTCGTGGtgtcgacgtgcgcgtccgcggtgaacgcgacGATGCGACGGGGCGAGGGAGCGTCGTGGCCGGCGGTTGGGTACCCAaaggcgaacgacgacgaaaacggCTCAAACGATTCAAACGGTTCAAACGGCTCAGACGGAAACGgaaacggcggcgtcggcgtcgcggtggacgtgccggagctcgacgcgtcgcacgggGCGGTGAGCCTGGCGTCATCGGCCGGGGACGAGTCTGGGTCGGGGaggcccgtcgcggcgggaccgggtGGATACTTCGCGTGTCCGTTCAGGGGGGGCGCCACGCGGGGGTACATCGCGGTGGACACCGTCGGGGAGAAGTTCGCCGACGGGCGGCGAATCTCGGACGAAGATAAGGAGATCGTGAGGATCGTGGCGGAGTGCGTGGGtgacgcgctggaggaggggtttcgcgcgagggagggggagcgggaggagaagcggcgcgcggcgctcgagaagTTCGACAGCGAGGAGGAACGGAaacggcgggaggaggagttcCTGGCGAGGTACCGCGGGAAGTGA